A part of Cotesia glomerata isolate CgM1 linkage group LG4, MPM_Cglom_v2.3, whole genome shotgun sequence genomic DNA contains:
- the LOC123263729 gene encoding uncharacterized protein LOC123263729: MGERKRERVQKRRRPSLRGAQKSSSDSEVALLKFRDRKTRARDLLPWPKALETLTVDELARYRRKRVPDSPKDTLGARNYEDNDHEFENLSTEYRRAFKATSEESLLRADDEKIFAHNFASNYSIQSINNPKVNINDKSMEAIEISQVPDVAKRSPIRRGTSLKHGGAFYTDTESANYKIYEGIHRAKLARRPTSLKMEGDMRTVTEQCEKFIEWLNVSRPELARIPTNLKLEGQFETSTENHDQYVPFVGARRPEILRQRAHLKLEGESNFIPEYTAVFKPHITREKRSLKVPESHLKSGGEFTGRTEHYQNFLDPRGAVPMDQSQEHVIHQIEDSKLQLERQEQEWKKEEDMNILVSKLEDLKGPPLGIPEYKDAYKDFPRERPKLLKPEDEIGRADGSKVNSSNPGKFSTKIDQDPEYKSMYLDRGQPIYRKPPLSRRPSVASSGFNRRLVPDLRQYHPTSEVRSQYVPYGNVPRTETLRRPVNLRPEGDMNLHPEYRDAYCTKRDYSVTDVKNQYRDRSLTDFRRHQNNWLTNNDNNNNDDQRGIEYSECDQNAFQVLHSRTQDDTVVNKPPVRGRRGSKGSMQVSRPTKLDLTNPATDNRSPSPSYRLHVCNVDDEPRGFLPQRPSLQHNSSSPIQASGIDDTRSYSPSFGKELKHSNDNNNQAFVVLDNASTSAVKVPESSKKRFDRNYNYESSESRRSRNKTPSNWMPPWYDNTNTT, encoded by the exons aCGTAGACCATCGCTACGaggagctcaaaagtcttctTCAGATTCTGAGGTAGCTCTGTTAAAATTTCGAGATCGCAAGACTAGAGCTCGGGATTTGCTCCCATGGCCAAAAGCTCTCGAAACACTCACGGTCGACGAACTCGCACGTTACAGGCGTAAGCGAGTACCAGATAGTCCAAAGGACACCTTGGGAGCTCGTAACTATGAAGATAATGACCATGAATTCGAAAATCTTTCCACGGAATATAGGAGAGCTTTTAAAGCTACCAGTGAAGAATCACTATTGAGAGCCGacgatgagaaaattttcgcTCACAATTTTGCTAGCAACTATTCTAttcaatcaataaataatccaAAAGTTAATATCAATGACAAGTCGATGGAAGCTATTGAAATTTCTCAGGTTCCTGATGTTGCGAAACGGTCACCTATTCGCAG AGGGACAAGTTTAAAACACGGTGGTGCATTTTATACCGACACTGAGTCAGCaaactataaaatatatgaaggTATCCACCGTGCAAAACTGGCACGCCGGCCGACTTCCTTGAAGATGGAGGGAGACATGCGAACTGTCACGGAACAGTGTGAGAAGTTCATCGAGTGGTTGAACGTCAGTAGACCAGAGCTCGCACGTATACCAACTAATTTAAAACTAGAAGGACAATTTGAGACGTCTACGGAGAATCATGACCAGTATGTGCCATTCGTTGGAGCCAGAAGACCGGAAATACTTCGTCAAAGAGCTCATCTGAAACTTGAAGGAGAATCGAACTTTATTCCCGAGTATACTGCTGTTTTTAAACCTCATATTACTCGAG AAAAAAGATCTCTAAAAGTGCCAGAGTCCCACTTAAAATCTGGAGGAGAATTTACCGGCAGAACTGAGCATTATCAAAATTTCCTCGATCCTCGAGGTGCAGTGCCTATGGATCAGAGTCAAGAACATGTTATTCATCAGATTGAAGattcgaaactgcaattggaACGTCAAGAACAGGAATGGAAGAAAGAAGAAGACATGAACATTCTGGTATCCAAACTGGAAGATCTCAAAGGACCACCTCTGGGGATACCTGAATATAAAGATGCCtacaaa gaCTTCCCACGAGAAAgaccaaaattattaaaacccGAGGATGAAATAGGTCGCGCAGATGGCTCGAAAGTTAATTCATCAAATCcaggaaaattttcaacaaaaattgaCCAGGATCCTGAGTACAAATCTATGTATCTCGATAGAGGCCAGCCAATTTATCGCAAGCCACCATTGTCGCGAAGACCATCAGTAGCTTCTTCAGGTTTCAATAGACGTCTAGTACCTGATTTACGACAGTATCATCCGACCAGTGAAGTTAGATCTCAATATGTGCCTTATGGTAATGTACCACGAACAGAAACACTTAGAAGGCCAGTTAATTTACGTCCTGAAGGTGACATGAACCTTCATCCAGAGTATCGTGATGCTTATTGTACAAAACGAGACTACTCAGTCACAGATGTCAAAAACCAATATCGTGATCGTAGTCTCACTGATTTTCGTAGACATCAAAATAATTGGCTcactaataatgataataataacaacgaTGATCAGCGTGGTATAGAATATTCTGAGTGCGATCAAAATGCATTCCAAGTACTTCACTCACGAACCCAAGATGATACTGTTGTCAATAAACCGCCTGTTAGAGGGAGAAG gGGATCAAAGGGGTCAATGCAAGTATCAAGACCAACTAAATTGGATTTAACTAATCCAGCAACGGACAATCGCTCTCCTAGCCCCTCGTACCGTCTTCATGTTTGCAACGTAGATGACGAACCGCGAGGCTTTTTACCACAACGTCCGTCTCTACAACACAACTCTTCGAGTCCAATACAAGCTTCAGGCATTGACGACACAAGGTCTTATTCTCCGAGCTTTGGAAAAGAATTAAAACATTCCAATGACAACAATAATCAAGCTTTCGTTGTTCTTGACAATGCTAGTACGTCAGCAGTAAAAGTACCAGAGAGCAGTAAAAAACGTTTCGATAGAAATTACAACTATGAAAGTAGTGAATCTAGAAGAAGTAGAAATAAAACACCATCTAATTGGATGCCTCCATGGTATGATAATACCAATACAAcatga
- the LOC123263741 gene encoding programmed cell death protein 5, which translates to MADPELEMLRQQRMAQLRSQYQGGDESSQKAAEEQRQKIQDMKHSILSQVLDQSARARLNTLSLGKPEKAKMVEEMLVNMAQRGQLPGKLGEKELISLLESVNQQTQKTTTVKFDRRRAALDSDDDL; encoded by the exons atggCTGATCCCGAACTTGAAATGCTTCGACAGCAACGTATGGCTCAACTACGTTCGCAATATCag ggTGGTGATGAATCTAGTCAAAAAGCTGCTGAAGAACAGAGACAAAAAATCCAAGATATGAAACATTCAATTTTATCTCAAGTATTGGATCAGTCAGCTAGAGCACGGc TGAACACTTTATCATTGGGTAAGCCGGAAAAGGCAAAAATGGTCGAAGAAATGCTTGTTAATATGGCACAGAGAGGACAATTACCAGGAAAATTAGGTGAAAAAGAACTCATTAGTTTATTAGAAAGTGTTAATCAACAAACACAAAAAACAACAACTGTTAAG tttgacaGAAGACGTGCAGCTTTAGATAGCGACGATGATTTGTag
- the LOC123263740 gene encoding protein disulfide-isomerase TMX3, whose translation MVSLLRLIFFTFFCAFVANTAASRVIELSDRFLDIYKDGHWMVMMYAPWCAHCKRLDPVWAHVAQHLYATSIKVGRVDCTRFTNVAQNFKIRGFPTILFLKGDQYFTYNGDRTKEEIVKFALRLSGPPVQEITKRQSFNTIKNQHDLYFLYVGEKFGPLWNLYHKTADAFQPYAFFYESHPHVVGNHAPVENTPVIFVYKENSHYNFTAHNESEIEALNETLYTWVNAERFPTFPKVTRGNLHQLFKTNKNLVLAVVEENAVEDVSPDMLEFRDMVESVIKKKREKYHDHFQFGWVANSELINSIAMTEMPLPSLIVINTKTNHHHIPDDEPGELTAQAIEMFLEHIRNDSAPRYGGNHILVQIYRSWYETKSTLMSMWKGNPILTMVVFGLPALFFSLILYGICCPDILDAGEEEEDEEDEAEKSHMKKD comes from the exons ATGGTCTCTTTactaagattaattttttttacatttttttgtg cATTCGTTGCTAATACGGCAGCATCCAGGGTTATTGAATTAAGCGATAGATTCTTAGATATTTATAAGGATGGACATTGGATGGTGATG atgtatGCGCCTTGGTGTGCTCATTGCAAAAGACTGGATCCTGTTTGGGCACATGTGGCTCAACATCTTTATGCAACTTCCATAAAAGTTGGCAGAGTTGATTGTACAAGATTTACAAATGTggctcaaaatttcaaaatacgTGGATTTCCTACTATTTTATt tTTGAAAGGTGATCAATATTTTACCTATAATGGCGATAGaacaaaagaagaaatagttaaatttgCATTGAGATTAAGTGGCCCACCCGTTCAAGAAATAACAAAACGACAAAGTTTTAACACTATAAAAAATCAGCATGACCTATACTTTTTGTACGTCGGAGAAAAATTTGGACCTTTATGG aaCTTATATCATAAAACAGCTGATGCATTTCAACCttatgcatttttttatgaatctcATCCCCATGTTGTCGGTAATCATGCACCAGTAGAAAATACACCGGTTATTTTTGTCTATAAAGAGAACTCTCATTACAATTTTACtg CTCACAATGAAAGTGAAATAGAAGCATTAAATGAAACGTTGTATACTTGGGTGAATGCTGAACGTTTTCCAACATTCCCAAAAGTAACACGGGGTAATCTTCATCAGTTGTTTAAGACTAATAAAAATCTCGTACTAGCGGTAGTGGAAGAAAATGCTGTTGAAGATGTTTCACCCGATATGTTGGAGTTTAGAGATATGGTGGAGtcagtaattaagaaaaaacgTGAAAAATATCACGA TCACTTCCAATTCGGCTGGGTAGCAAACAGCGAATTGATCAACAGCATTGCTATGACAGAAATGCCTCTACCCagtttaatagtaattaatacaaaaacgAATCATCATCACATACCTGACGATGAACCAGGAGAATTAACAGCTCAAGCTATTGAGATGTTTTTGGAACATATACGCAATGATAGTGCACCA cGATACGGAGGAAACCATATACTAGTGCAAATATATCGATCATGGTATGAAACAAAATCAACATTGATGTCAATGTGGAAAGGCAATCCTATATTGACGATGGTAGTGTTCGGACTTCCagcattatttttttcgttaattttATATGGAATTTGCTGTCCAGATATTTTAGATGCtggagaagaagaagaagatgaaGAAG atGAAGCAGAAAAAAGCCATATGAAGAAAGATTAA
- the LOC123263307 gene encoding jouberin-like encodes MLKRARNNSEDIIEEINTGSAGLSGKFGGIGSKMEKIFRAAFRKDLSQSTQELNEEVDNNSLQLNDESNKREVINKKKLIRGKMKRAKALGSSDWSPDVDFGSKKNLVNEKGMEDDEIQEIIDKNENSENNMDKSARKSRKLKRSERVRSNDVESKPDIVVVDIHRENLSKSPKEIEETVIETMAFKDGETEPDITYHSNSSQKPLDKMTQESLVDSVKKQRKRWSKDANIVIPRKESVSSSSVSERSNSWVDKSRTKKPVPAPRLNKFINEENIERDDELGENNGGFESDHDYVDQVLVVETEFGTVENTKIEIKPAENKCEEFESKPVMKSVERLTNVSDIEKINQETFLPKQKVSDRERDSESHKKSSKSSSREKKKRVKHSRRKNLSTGEDSTSSDIPKIPEVLVSSKEDDKLKKIKEHAKSKLKSSSSRSQSGTISSQSIDVKSPQRKNRKTRKKKEEIKREIKYISVTIHRADMLIADYVTKHPMVIVHVVEESTGSYLKTSKDSKSYLQPLITGTFDFRENKSMVPSWEEELVFEYDFDDIVNQDNHQTLILFEIVDLPSFAEASYTYDHFGGENCWYKIAWAFLKPVGANGVTHIDKFVRLQLYKPKRNSRRSIRHRCEPYSWWKSGSRDKYPSTLFVTITSVEPPKLEPVFYGQLTLDEFSDEQTEPPKSAVNTEIVNISRWSRLAAQSCKIPNELLLKTEVSDNGCFYVCFSNNGKYLACVNCEEYDYPITVWKIDDEKIFVKFSGHKSFIYALDWSQTDNYLLSVSSDRTARVWDVENKLINEINMLPHPSYVYCGKFQPSKHQIIITGCYDHVARVWSRKKNNNNYELIQELETHDGFVNDICFLNDGDLLTADSVGIVIHWTLKIKKGGFRDWKISRKIKIREIENVVINTIVLHPLGSRLLVHSRDNGLRMIDLATGVVLQRYLGLKNSRVQITARISPCGSLILCGDEDASLNIWNTDSGKHIAVYQTNLADGVITGVDYHPYDHALAYSVFGFATEACILRFNKQSTGESVGLKLLDIDYQQNNHDTEIKLVDSNSRFTAPRLSHRKSYDSMKLESKENFGIMNNDSREDLRSRLKLFNDSERQFKTRSTNRLSSIIAKIDKILSNSHNQSATTRTLYDIKANGIRGLEVDSPHYLDHRQEKVMPYVPPLFSTLEDNSTSGSRSEIFEMTDLNNSNFNIYSHNIEKNIKCKSSRSYKRASIPNNEDVDSKTMSDGAYCNRRRLKTVSERVLTGSWANIRVKDLKETRNRGDRGKFRDSHDLELGQGDFRDERHESSPESGGTYVLDKHDDVHIESESSVRSDVTFVIESEKPVPKPRKKSAQQLNV; translated from the exons ATGTTGAAACGAGCGAGAAATAATAGTGAAGATATAATAGAAGAAATTAATACTGGAAGTGCGGGTTTGAGTGGTAAATTTGGTGGAATTGGTAGCAAAATGGAGAAAATATTTCGCGCTGCTTTTCGTAAAGATTTGAGTCAGTCAACACAAGAGTTAAATGAAGAAGTTGACAATAATTCGCTGCAATTAAATGATGAAAGTAATAAAAgagaagtaattaataaaaaaaaattaatacgtgGTAAAATGAAACGTGCTAAAGCTCTAGGTAGTTCTGATTGGTCTCCAGATGTTGATTTtgggtcaaaaaaaaatctcgttAACGAAAAAGGGATGGAAGATGATGAAATTCAAGagattattgataaaaatgagAATAGTGAAAATAATATGGATAAAAGTGCCAGAAAATCacgtaaattaaaaagatcTGAGCGTGTACGTTCTAATGACGTAGAATCGAAGCCCGATATCGTCGTGGTAGATATACATCGCGAGAATTTAAGCAAGTCACCTAAAGAAATTGAAGAAACTGTTATCGAAACAATGGCTTTTAAGGATGGTGAAACGGAACCGGACATAACTTATCATTCTAATAGTAGTCAAAAGCCATTAGACAAGATGACACAAGAGAGCTTGGTTGATTCAGTGAAGAAGCAACGAAAGCGTTGGTCTAAAGATGCTAACATTGTTATTCCTCGAAAAGAATCAGTGTCTTCATCTAGTGTCTCAGAAAGAAGTAATTCTTGGGTCGATAAGTCAAGAACAAAAAAACCTGTTCCAGCCCCACggcttaataaatttatcaacgaAGAGAATATCGAACGTGATGATGAATTAGGAGAAAATAATGGAGGATTTGAATCGGATCATGATTACGTAGATCAAGTTCTGGTTGTTGAAACAGAATTTGGGACAGtagaaaatactaaaattgaaATCAAACCGGCGGAAAATAAATGTGAAGAATTTGAAAGTAAGCCAGTTATGAAATCTGTTGAGAGACTTACTAATGTATcagatattgaaaaaattaatcaagagACATTTTTACCCAAACAAAAAGTATCCGATCGAGAGCGTGATTCTGAAAGTCACAAAAAAAGTTCTAAGAGTTCCTCGCGAGAAAAGAAGAAACGTGTAAAACATTCCAGACGAAAAAATCTATCGACTGGTGAAGATTCGACAAGTTCAGATATTCCGAAAATTCCTGAAGTTTTAGTTTCTTCGAAAGAAGAtgataagttaaaaaaaataaaggaacATGCGAAATCTAAATTAAAGTCATCTTCAAGTAGATCGCAATCTGGAACAATTAGTTCTCAATCCATTGATGTTAAATCTCCGCAACGTAAAAACAGGAAGActagaaagaaaaaagaagaaataaaacgtgaaattaagtatatttCAGTTACTATTCACAGAGCAGACATGCTGATAGCTGATTATGTAACTAAACATCCGATGGTAATTGTTCATGTTGTGGAAGAAAGTACGGGGAGTTATTTAAAGACAAGCAAAGATTCCAAGAGCTATTTACAACCGCTGATAACCGGGACATTTGACTTTCGAGAAAATAAATCTATGGTACCGTCCTGGGAAGAAGAATTAGTTTTTGAGTATGATTTTGATGATATTGTTAATCAGGATAATCATCAAACATTAATTCTCTTTGAAATCGTTGATCTTCCAAGCTTTGCTGAGGCTTCGTATACATACGATCATTTtg gtGGTGAAAACTGTTGGTATAAAATAGCTTGGGCATTTTTAAAACCAGTAGGGGCAAATGGTGTCACTCATATTGACAAATTTGTACGACTCCAGTTATATAAACCAAAGAGGAATTCACGAAGGTCTATCAGACATCGATGTGAGCCTTACAGTTGGTGGAAATCCGGTTCTCGCGATAAGTATCCCAGTACTTTATTTGTAACTATTACTTCAGTAGAACCACCAAAACTGGAGCCGGTTTTTTATGGTCAGTTGACGCTTGATGAGTTCTCTGATGAACAAACGGAACCACCAAAGTCGGCTGTAAATACGGAAATCGTTAATATTTCAAGGTGGAGTCGTCTAGCAGCTCAATCATGCAAAATACCAAatgaattacttttaaaaacagAGGTCAGCGACAATGGATGTTTTTACGTTTGCTTCAGCAATAATGGCAAGTACTTGGCATGCGTTAATTGTGAAGAGTACGATTATCCGATAACAGTGTGGAAAATCgatgatgaaaaaatatttgtcaaattttctgGTCAcaaaagtttcatttatgcACTTGATTGGTCTCAAACGGACAACTATTTGCTGTCAGTTTCGTCAGATCGAACAGCGAGAGTGTGGGacgttgaaaataaattaatcaacgAAATAAATATGCTACCTCATCCGTCGTATGTCTATTGTGGTAAATTTCAACCGTCTAAacatcaaataattataacaggTTGTTATGATCACGTAGCCAGAGTTTGGTcacgtaaaaaaaataataataattacgagTTAATACAAGAACTTGAGACACATGATGGTTTTGTCAATGATATTTGCTTTTTAAATGACGGTGATCTTCTGACAGCTGACAGTGTTGGTATTGTTATTCATTGGACCTTGAAAATTAAGAAAGGAGGCTTCAGAGATTGGAAAATCTcgcgtaaaataaaaatacgtgAAATAGAAAATGTTGTCATTAATACTATTGTATTACATCCATTGGGGTCTAGATTATTGGTACATTCTCGTGATAACGGTTTGAGAATGATTGATTTGGCTACTGGTGTTGTCCTACAAAGATATTtaggattaaaaaattcaag agtACAAATAACAGCGAGAATATCTCCGTGTGGCAGTCTAATTCTTTGTGGTGATGAAGatgcttcattaaatatatGGAATACAGATTCCGGCAAGCATATAGCTGtttatcaaacaaatttaGCAGACGGTGTTATCACTGGTGTCGATTATCATCCGTATGATCACGCTTTAGCGTATTCAGTATTTGGGTTTGCAACTGAAGCATGTATATTACGTTTCAATAAACAATCAACTGGTGAATCTGTTGGATTAAAATTACTAGACATAGATTATCAACAAAACAATCACGATAcggaaataaaattagttgattCAAATAGTAGATTTACAGCACCAAGACTTTCACACAGAAAATCTTATGATTCAATGAAATTAGAAagcaaagaaaattttgggattatgAATAATGACAGCCGTGAAGATTTACGTTCTAGATTAAAGTTGTTCAACGACTCAGAACGACAATTTAAAACACGCAGCACCAATAGACTCAGCAGTATAATTgctaaaattgataaaattctttcaaataGCCACAATCAAAGTGCTACCACACGAACATTGTACGATATCAAAGCCAACGGAATACGAGGTTTGGAAGTAGACAGCCCCCATTATTTAGATCATCGCCAAGAGAAAGTGATGCCTTATGTCCCTCCGTTATTTTCAACATTAGAAGATAATTCGACCTCCGGTTCTAGATCGGAGATATTTGAAATGactgatttaaataattctaattttaatatctattctcataatattgaaaaaaacattaaatgcAAAAGTTCAAGAAGTTACAAGCGTGCATCGATACCCAATAATGAAGATGTTGATAGTAAAACAATGTCCGATGGTGCATATTGTAATCGTAGAAGATTAAAAACTGTTTCTGAGAGAGTATTAACTGGATCTTGGGCTAATATTCGTGTCAAGGATTTAAAAGAAACCAGGAATAGAGGAGATAGAGGTAAATTTAGAGATAGTCATGATCTAGAGTTAGGTCAAGGTGATTTTAGAGATGAACGACACGAAAGTAGTCCAGAAAGTGGAGGGACTTATGTTCTTGATAAGCATGATGATGTTCATATTGAAAGTGAAAGCTCTGTGAGAAGTGATGTTACTTTTGTTATTGAAAGTGAAAAACCGGTACCTAAACCAAGGAAAAAATCTGCTCAACAGCTAAATGTGTAA
- the LOC123262905 gene encoding dynein axonemal intermediate chain 2: protein MDLKLENTQYAYLKTRSQFGKWYSFSEHNKLEVDIKSDKSLMRDYIRVDPVTRTTQCSKNFSVHEVNTMTATFKEAGLHHVEGGWPKDINMYDIEQTVRYRRKVEKDELYIHTMLQLLPAMEHCILQNNACNIYEQYFNDTEAVPLVQRTFSRTVNVYRDVIPVKRPITHLSWSPDQGTRMVVSYCNRDFKKSTIHSNFSYVWDIENPNNPLMTLKSSCQIVATEYNPKDSNTLISGLISGQVASWDLRRGYEPIDVSLVENSHRDACNKVLWINSKTGTEFFSSSRDGQIKWWDTRKLQAPTDTLIIDLVKPEEQDIERATGVTTLQFESSLGTRFMCGLENGIVISGNRKGKTPSEKIATRFRAQYGPVISVLRNPTFVKNFLTVGDWAARIWSEDCRESCITWTPGHRELLTSGAWSTTRFSVFFLTKADGTLDVWDLLVQQDSPVLSVKVCDDSLTCVNPHEQGQLAAVAGKNGTTYLLEFSETLTVNQKNDKLLFTALIDRETRREKVIEAKNREIRLKMKSNRVEVDADGTRGSRKNSKTVDANNPAIIQCEQEYESAIEAESARFAMMDDNDNNNFANEATA from the exons atggatttgAAATTAGAAAATACTCAGTATGCTTATTTGAAGACACGTTCACAGTTCGGAAAGTGGTACAGTTTCTCGGAACACAATAAACTAGAAGTAGATATTAAATCTGACAAATCATTAATGCGTGATTACATACGAGTAGATCCAGTAACTCGTACTACACAATGCAGTAAAAATTTCAGCGTACATGAG GTAAATACAATGACTGCGACTTTTAAAGAAGCCGGGCTACATCATGTTGAAGGTGGATGGCCTAAAGATATAAACATGTATGATATAGAACAAACTGTTCGCTATAGACGTAAAGTTGAAAAAGACGAACTTTATATTCATACAATGCTACAATTATTACCC GCAATGGAACACTGTATTCTTCAGAATAATGCGTGTAATATTTATGAGCAATATTTCAATGACACAGAGGCAGTACCATTAGTGCAAAGAACATTTTCGCGTACTGTTAATGTTTACCGAGATGTAATACCGGTAAAACGCCCAATCACTCATCTTTCGTGGTCACCAGATCAAGGCACACGAATGGTTGTCAGTTATTGTAATAGAGACTTCAAAAAATCTACTATTCACAGCAACTTTTCTTATGTTTGGGATATTG AGAATCCGAATAACCCATTAATGACTCTGAAATCATCGTGTCAAATAGTCGCTACAGAGTACAACCCTAAAGACAGTAATACGCTGATAAGTGGATTAATATCAGGTCAAGTAGCGAGCTGGGACCTGCGGCGTGGCTATGAACCTATTGATGTAAGCTTGGTCGAGAATAGTCACCGTGACGCCTGTAATAAAGTTCTGTGGATAAATTCCAAAACTGGAACCGAGTTCTTCAGTTCATCCAGAGACGGTCAAATAAAATGGTGGGACACAAGGAAACTTCAAGCACCCACGGATACATTGATCATTGATCTAGTTAAACCAGAAGAGCAGGACATCGAACGTGCTACTGGAGTTACAACATTGCAATTTGAATCTTCACTGGGTACACGGTTTATGTGTGGCCTTGAAAATGGTATCGTCATATCAGGCAATCGGAAAGGTAAAACACCAAGTGAAAAAATAGCAACGCGCTTTAGGGCTCAGTACGGACCTGTTATTTCTGTATTGAGAAATCCGAcgtttgttaaaaattttttaaccgtTGGGGATTGGGCTGCTAGAATTTGGTCTGAAGATTGCCGTGAATCTTGTATCACATGGACTCC cggGCATCGGGAACTTCTTACTAGCGGTGCATGGAGTACAACACgtttttctgtattttttttaacaaaagcaGACGGTACATTAGATGTGTGGGATTTATTAGTACAGCAAGATTCCCCTGTTCTCAGTGTGaag GTTTGTGATGATAGTTTGACGTGTGTAAATCCACATGAGCAAGGCCAATTAGCCGCAGTGGCTGGTAAAAATGGCACAACTTATTTACTGGAATTTTCAGAAACACTTACTGTCAATCAGAAAAAcgataaacttttatttacaGCC CTCATTGACCGAGAGACCAGGCGAGAAAAAGTTATTGAAGCAAAAAATCGTGAGATTcgtttaaaaatgaaatcaaaTCGCGTTGAAGTTGATGCAGATGGGACAAGAGGATCcagaaaaaattctaaaactgTAGATGCTAATAATCCTGCTATCATTCAATGTGAACAGGAATACGAATCAGCAATTGAGGCT gAGTCAGCGCGATTCGCAATGATGGatgataatgacaataataatttcgcTAATGAAGCGACtgcttga